In the Staphylococcus condimenti genome, one interval contains:
- the ecsB gene encoding ABC transporter permease EcsB, whose amino-acid sequence MTDHRAIALFNQRRQAISKEKAYYNKFIFNGHFSIFLLILLGAFMMGYNNWLKHIPEGIPYALLASMAVAAISLFPLRTLLKEADRLFLLPFEQHMSIYMRYSLMYSYLGRIMMQIAALVILFPLFNTLDHDNIVYYIVFAITALIFPYLGLYAKLEWIQARLSGWIILLIEWVCFTLTYELILGLHQLWGVLLLVVFALGIFGLKRSNQKKLFAWETLIAIEAQHHMNYYKFVNMFTDVKHLRSQAVRRRYLDFILPRPSAKNYNANQMYLFLFKRSFLRGKDAFNIILRLVIIALILMVWLSQMWISLIVGALFMYIILLQTAQFYTQQAYGLWPQVWPVPEENVIKGYGQFLYHIMFAIGIILAITYVILFPAQFYAALVFFIVGWLTIRNIVKKLKYQETLLRD is encoded by the coding sequence ATGACAGATCATCGTGCGATTGCGTTATTTAATCAAAGACGTCAGGCAATCAGTAAAGAAAAAGCGTATTATAATAAGTTTATTTTTAATGGCCATTTTTCAATATTCCTATTAATTTTACTGGGTGCATTCATGATGGGTTACAACAACTGGCTCAAACATATTCCAGAAGGTATACCTTATGCACTTTTAGCAAGTATGGCAGTTGCTGCAATTTCCTTATTTCCATTGCGTACATTATTAAAAGAAGCGGACCGTTTATTTTTATTACCGTTTGAACAGCATATGTCTATTTATATGAGATATAGCTTGATGTATAGTTATCTCGGCAGAATTATGATGCAGATTGCAGCCTTGGTCATTTTATTTCCGTTATTCAATACATTAGACCACGATAATATTGTTTATTATATTGTATTTGCAATCACCGCACTCATTTTTCCGTATCTTGGTTTATATGCAAAACTCGAATGGATACAAGCAAGATTATCTGGATGGATTATTCTTTTGATAGAATGGGTTTGCTTCACATTAACTTATGAACTTATTTTAGGATTACATCAATTGTGGGGCGTTTTATTGCTTGTTGTATTTGCGTTAGGTATATTTGGACTGAAACGTTCAAATCAGAAAAAATTGTTTGCTTGGGAAACACTGATTGCGATTGAAGCACAGCATCATATGAATTACTACAAATTCGTCAATATGTTTACTGATGTAAAGCATCTGCGTTCTCAAGCAGTACGCAGACGTTACTTAGACTTTATATTACCTAGACCAAGTGCTAAAAATTACAATGCTAATCAAATGTATTTGTTCTTGTTTAAGCGCAGTTTCTTAAGAGGCAAAGATGCATTCAACATTATTTTACGATTAGTTATTATCGCATTGATATTGATGGTATGGTTATCGCAGATGTGGATTTCGCTTATTGTAGGTGCATTGTTTATGTATATTATTCTCTTACAGACAGCACAATTTTATACTCAACAAGCTTACGGGTTATGGCCGCAAGTCTGGCCTGTACCAGAAGAGAATGTAATAAAAGGATACGGTCAATTTTTATACCATATCATGTTTGCAATAGGGATAATATTAGCAATCACATACGTAATTTTATTCCCTGCACAATTTTATGCAGCACTCGTGTTCTTTATTGTAGGCTGGTTAACAATCAGAAATATTGTGAAGAAACTTAAATATCAAGAAACATTATTACGCGACTAA
- the hemE gene encoding uroporphyrinogen decarboxylase, whose amino-acid sequence MIILWEDIEVHSKNNTILKMIKGEEVAHTPVWFMRQAGRSQPEYRALKEKYSLFEITHQPELCAYVTHLPVDNYQTDAAILYKDIMTPLKPIGVDVEIKSGIGPVISNTIKTVQDVEKLGQIDPKRDVPYVLDTIKLLTEEKLNVPLIGFVGAPFTLASYMIEGGPSKNYHFTKAMMYRDEATWFALMDHLVDMSITYASAQIEAGAELIQIFDSWIGALNAADFNYYIKPSMERLIKGIKAQHDVPIILFGVNATHLIEEWNSLPIDVLGIDWRTTIKETSNSGVEKTIQGNLDPSLLLAPWDVIQPRLDKILDEGMQHGKHIFNLGHGVFPEVKPDTLKQITAYVHDYTKRK is encoded by the coding sequence ATGATTATATTGTGGGAGGACATTGAGGTGCATAGTAAAAATAATACAATTTTAAAAATGATTAAGGGAGAAGAGGTTGCGCATACGCCCGTGTGGTTCATGCGCCAAGCTGGAAGATCACAGCCGGAATACCGTGCCTTAAAAGAGAAATATTCGTTATTTGAAATTACACATCAACCTGAGTTATGTGCCTATGTTACACATTTGCCTGTTGATAACTATCAAACTGATGCAGCTATTTTATATAAAGATATTATGACACCCCTAAAACCAATTGGGGTAGATGTTGAAATTAAATCAGGTATAGGTCCTGTAATCAGTAATACGATAAAGACTGTACAAGATGTTGAAAAGTTAGGTCAGATTGACCCTAAAAGAGATGTGCCTTACGTATTGGATACCATCAAACTTTTGACAGAAGAAAAGTTGAATGTGCCATTAATTGGATTTGTAGGTGCGCCCTTTACGTTAGCAAGTTACATGATAGAAGGCGGACCATCTAAAAATTATCATTTCACAAAAGCAATGATGTATAGAGATGAGGCAACTTGGTTTGCTTTAATGGATCATTTAGTGGATATGTCAATTACTTATGCAAGTGCTCAAATTGAAGCAGGTGCAGAGCTGATTCAAATCTTCGATTCTTGGATTGGTGCTTTAAATGCAGCTGATTTCAATTATTACATTAAACCTTCAATGGAACGTTTGATTAAAGGTATTAAAGCACAGCATGATGTACCGATTATATTATTCGGTGTGAATGCAACGCATCTTATTGAAGAGTGGAACAGCTTACCGATTGATGTTTTAGGTATTGATTGGCGTACAACAATTAAAGAAACATCAAATTCTGGAGTTGAGAAGACGATTCAAGGAAACTTAGATCCTTCATTATTACTGGCACCATGGGATGTAATACAACCAAGATTAGATAAAATATTAGATGAAGGTATGCAGCATGGAAAGCATATCTTTAATTTAGGACACGGCGTATTCCCAGAAGTAAAACCGGATACATTGAAACAAATTACAGCATATGTTCACGATTATACAAAAAGAAAGTAA
- the hemH gene encoding ferrochelatase yields the protein MAKTVGLLVMAYGTPYKESDIEAYYTDIRHGKKPSPEEVQDLKDRYKFIGGISPLAKITDEQAEALKDNLNLMYKDKDIEFKLYIGLKHINPYIEDALKQMNEDGIEEAVSIVLAPHFSNFSVGSYDKRADKEAEKYGIRLMHVKSFYQQPKFIQYWVRQINQTLSDIPEEEQDETVLVVSAHSLPEKMIMESHDPYPQQLTDTKNLLEELSNVKHAAQGWQSEGNTGTPWLGPDVQDLTRSLYQEHGYKHFIYTPVGFVCNHLEVLYDNDHECKVVCDEIGAAYHRPPMPNTDPLFIGAMADEVYSVFSVKEVGQHD from the coding sequence ATGGCTAAAACAGTTGGTCTATTAGTGATGGCTTATGGAACGCCATATAAAGAAAGTGATATAGAGGCGTACTATACAGATATACGTCACGGCAAAAAACCTTCACCAGAAGAAGTGCAAGATTTAAAAGATCGTTATAAATTTATCGGTGGTATCTCTCCACTTGCAAAAATTACAGATGAGCAAGCAGAAGCATTAAAAGATAATTTGAATTTAATGTATAAAGACAAAGACATAGAGTTCAAATTATATATCGGTTTAAAACATATCAATCCATACATTGAAGATGCGTTAAAACAAATGAATGAAGATGGTATTGAAGAGGCAGTATCCATTGTGCTTGCACCTCATTTTTCTAACTTCTCAGTTGGTTCGTATGATAAAAGAGCAGATAAAGAAGCAGAAAAATACGGCATTCGCTTAATGCATGTTAAAAGCTTTTACCAACAGCCTAAATTTATTCAATATTGGGTAAGACAAATCAATCAAACATTATCTGATATTCCAGAAGAAGAGCAAGATGAAACAGTTCTTGTTGTATCAGCGCATAGTTTGCCTGAAAAAATGATTATGGAATCACATGATCCTTATCCTCAACAATTAACAGACACTAAAAATTTACTTGAAGAACTATCGAATGTTAAACATGCAGCACAAGGTTGGCAATCAGAAGGTAATACGGGTACTCCATGGTTAGGACCTGATGTACAAGATTTAACGCGCAGTTTGTATCAAGAACATGGTTACAAGCACTTTATTTATACACCAGTCGGATTCGTATGCAATCATTTGGAAGTACTGTATGATAACGACCATGAATGTAAAGTGGTTTGTGATGAAATTGGTGCAGCGTATCATCGTCCGCCTATGCCAAATACCGATCCTTTATTTATCGGTGCTATGGCTGATGAAGTTTATTCAGTTTTTTCAGTGAAAGAAGTGGGTCAACATGACTAA